Genomic segment of Streptomyces sp. NBC_01210:
CTCCTCGGCGGCCTCGGCCTCCCCCCGCTCCTCGGCGATCAGCCCGAGCAGCCGGTGCGCGCCGCCCGCGTGCACCGCGCCGTGCTGGTCGCCGAGTTCCAGTAGCGCCGAGAGCAGGCCGGCCGCCTCGTCGTGTCGCCCGAGCCGCCGCAGTACATCGGCCAGCTCCACCTCCACCTGGGCGGTGTAGAGCACGGCACGCCTGGCGGCCAGCATGTCCCGGGCGGTGCGCAACTCCTTCTCGGCCACGTCGAGTTCGCCGTTCTGAGCCTGGACGTAGCCGCGCATCCAGTGGCAGTGCGCGAGATCGGTCCCCAGCCTCAGCTGCCGGTAGATCGTCTGGGCCTTGGCGAGCGAGGCGTCGGCGTCGGCCGTGCGTCCTTCGGCGAGGAACGTACGGGCCACCTGCCGGTGCATGCTCGCCACCAGTGCCGGGTCGTTGACCTGCGGCGCCAGGGCCAGGGCGAGTTCGGCGGCGTGTGCGGCGCGGGCGTGGGCGCCCATGTCGATGTATGGGCCGATGACAGCGGCGTACAGCAGTACCAGCGCCTCGGGGTCGGCCAGTCCGCTTGCGCCCAGCTCGGCGATGGTGGACTCGAGGAGATAGCAGGCGTAGCGCAGCTCCCCGGCCAGGAGGTGCGCGATGGCGCGGCCCCGGATCGCGCGGGCGCGGCGGGGCAGCGGTTCACCGGCCAGGAGCCGCTCCGCCGCCTCGAAGTGACGTCCTGCGTTGGCCAGTTCACCCGTTTCCAGCGCGCAGTCGCCGAGTCCGAGCAGCGCCTCGGCCTGCTCGGGAGCGAGGTCGAGGTGTTCCGCGTCGGTGAGGAGACGCCGGTAGCTGACGGCGGCCTCGTCGGCGGAGCCGGTGGCGAGCTGCTGCTGGGCGTCGGTGAGGGCGAGCCGCAGCTCGGTGGCCAGATGCGCGGGGCGTCCGGTGGCCAGCTCCTCGAACGACGTGCCGAGCCGCTCCGCGAGGAAGCGCAGCGCGGTCTCTGAGGGCCGGACCTTGCCGGACTCCAGTGTCGAGACGTACGCGGGAGTGTATGAGGGTTCGGCCAACTGCCGCTGTGTCAGGCCGCGTTGGTTACGCAGTCGCTGCACCCGGCGGCCGATTTCGGCCGGTTCGTCCATGAGGACCCCCTGGTTCTCGAACTCCCCAGTATTCAGGGGCAGTAGGGATTGCGCACGTCCTGTACCTCCGCCTAGTTTAAGCATCTCGTTCATTGCATTTACTCAGCTGCTTAACTTCCGCATCAGGGGAGGATTTCATGCGTTCAGCACGGCGCAGAGTTATGGCGGCGGTCGGCGTGGCCGCGGCCCTCGCGGCCGTACTGGCCGCCGCACCCGGCAGCGCGGCAGCGGATCCGGCGCCGCCCGGCAGGGCCGGGGTGGAGGTCGAGATACCCGGGCCGGAAGACGGCACAGCCGCCGGATCCGGCCACACGCGCGTACCTGCCGACGGCCGGAGCCGGCCCGCGCCCCGGCTCTCGGCGGCCGAGGAAGCCGCCGACGGCGAGGTCACCAAGCTGGTGGACAACGGCTCCACCGCCGACCGGCTGGACATCGTCGTCGTCGGGGACGGCTATACCGCCGCAGAGCTGGGCCAGTTCCACACCGACGCCAAGGAGAAATG
This window contains:
- a CDS encoding helix-turn-helix domain-containing protein; protein product: MDEPAEIGRRVQRLRNQRGLTQRQLAEPSYTPAYVSTLESGKVRPSETALRFLAERLGTSFEELATGRPAHLATELRLALTDAQQQLATGSADEAAVSYRRLLTDAEHLDLAPEQAEALLGLGDCALETGELANAGRHFEAAERLLAGEPLPRRARAIRGRAIAHLLAGELRYACYLLESTIAELGASGLADPEALVLLYAAVIGPYIDMGAHARAAHAAELALALAPQVNDPALVASMHRQVARTFLAEGRTADADASLAKAQTIYRQLRLGTDLAHCHWMRGYVQAQNGELDVAEKELRTARDMLAARRAVLYTAQVEVELADVLRRLGRHDEAAGLLSALLELGDQHGAVHAGGAHRLLGLIAEERGEAEAAEEHYVLALALLERSGASGDLADLCRLLGDLLRRSGRTEAALDAYRTGLGHRAAPGTTTLGPAPAAPTIP